The following are encoded together in the Choloepus didactylus isolate mChoDid1 chromosome 7, mChoDid1.pri, whole genome shotgun sequence genome:
- the RPS12 gene encoding 40S ribosomal protein S12, which translates to MAEEGIVAGGVMDVNTALQEVLKTALIHDGLARGIREAAKALDKRQAHLCVLASNCDEPMYVKLVEALCAEHQINLIKVDDNKKLGEWVGLCKIDREGKPRKVVGCSCVVVKDYGKESQAKDVIEEYFKCKK; encoded by the exons ATGGCCGAGGAAGG CATTGTTGCTGGAGGTGTAATGGACGTTAACACTGCTTTACAAGAGGTGCTGAAGACCGCCCTCATCCATGATGGCTTAGCACGTGGCATCCGTGAAGCTGCCAAAGCCTTAGACAA GCGCCAAGCCCATCTTTGTGTACTTGCATCCAACTGTGATGAACCTATGTATGTCAAGTTGGTGGAGGCCCTTTGCGCAGAACACCAAATCAACCTAATTAAG GTTGATGATAACAAGAAACTAGGGGAATGGGTAGGCCTCTGCAAAATCGACAGAGAGGGGAAACCACGTAAAGTGGTTGGTTGCAGTTGTGTCGTTGTTAAG gattATGGCAAAGAATCTCAGGCCAAAGATGTCATCGAAGAATATTTCAAAtgcaaaaaatga